A region from the Lemur catta isolate mLemCat1 chromosome 7, mLemCat1.pri, whole genome shotgun sequence genome encodes:
- the AAMDC gene encoding mth938 domain-containing protein, producing the protein MSSPEIASLSWGQMKVQGSTTTYKDCKVWPGGSRAWDWRETGTEHSPGVQPADVKEVVEKGVQTLVIGRGMSEALKVPPSTVEYLKKHGIDVRVLQTEAAVKEYNALAAQGVRVGGVFHSTC; encoded by the exons ATGTCTTCCCCTGAAATTGCTTCCCTCTCATGGGGGCAAATGAAAGTACAAGGCTCTACTACAACCTATAAGGACTGCAAAGTATGGCCAGGGGGCAGTCGGGCTTGGGATTGGAGAGAAACAGGAACTGAG CATTCTCCTGGTGTGCAGCCTGCAGATGTGAAGGAAGTTGTCGAGAAGGGTGTACAGACTCTTGTGATTGGTCGAGGGATGAGTGAGGCCTTGAAG gtGCCTCCATCAACTGTGGAGTACCTCAAGAAACATGGCATTGATGTGCGGGTCCTCCAGACTGAGGCAGCAGTGAAGGAGTATAATGCCTTGGCTGCCCAAGGGGTCAGGGTGGGAGGTGTCTTCCATTCTACCTGCTGA